A genome region from Pseudoalteromonas tetraodonis includes the following:
- a CDS encoding TonB-dependent receptor has product MKKFKRKILACAITTQLITSYHASAEEKPKVDKEIEQIEVTATRRSGSIQEAPLNITALNSDVIKDQNIGDLEDVARWVPGLTVSDQGGREGSPIIVRGLNTNSSDRGSDGGTVATYVGEIPLNINLRLTDIDRVEVLIGPQGTLYGAGTLGGAIRYLLKQPQLDITEGSVSGDLFAINESDDTGGEFGLVFNTPLIDDVLAVRASVNHYDRPGYIDYKYVVRNPGVSNPNPDFTNQDDIDENLQRVNDVNDEQITTGRFSVRWQPNSSIDATLNYFYQKQENGGNSTSQYGALANSSALQGTVGKYENAARVLEPGEQENDLLSLEIKADLGFAELVSASGWSSYEQSGQRDQTDLLYDIWTGYADFPAFVGQTLDTSDQDNFTQELRLVSASEGPLSWIVGGYYNKQENLSDDREYTPGLTDFWGGGIANVQKDLEYIALSNSEITEKALFGEAGYSFTDQFDITLGARLYEYDISTNAGSATPLYSGNFSSLDQIEMKNVSANDNGNLFKFNANYTFDSGVLAYFTVSEGFRIGGGNGIAPCPDVLPEQQIVCALPSEEDYKADTTVNYELGFKSTWLRNRLHFNAALFNVDWNDAQVGSSTVNGQELITSNAGSANSKGVEISSRAIIGDHWTAYATYAYAKAELTEDAPDLFGIGIGAMNGDRLPGAPEHQFSFGLRYEQDVLDDKLLSVNYGMTAQSDMITKVGLRDDGETLAGYSLSNLSAKLTGDMWSATLYIDNLFDKYAFTSVRRDKSWAGMSTSGANKALPELQRVYAHYTTTPRTIGMKFTYNFEL; this is encoded by the coding sequence GGTTCAATTCAAGAGGCTCCTTTAAATATTACAGCGCTTAATAGTGATGTCATAAAGGATCAAAACATTGGTGATTTAGAAGATGTAGCTCGTTGGGTCCCAGGCCTAACAGTTTCAGATCAAGGTGGTCGTGAAGGTTCTCCAATTATTGTTCGAGGTTTAAATACTAACTCGTCAGATCGTGGCTCTGATGGGGGCACTGTAGCTACTTATGTTGGTGAAATACCGCTTAATATTAATCTTCGCTTGACTGATATTGATCGAGTCGAAGTATTAATTGGCCCGCAAGGTACCTTATATGGTGCTGGTACTTTAGGTGGTGCTATACGCTATTTATTAAAGCAACCACAATTAGACATTACTGAAGGTAGCGTGAGTGGCGATTTATTCGCAATTAATGAAAGCGATGATACTGGGGGTGAGTTTGGCCTGGTATTTAATACCCCGCTTATCGATGACGTATTAGCCGTTCGTGCCAGCGTTAATCATTATGACAGACCTGGTTATATTGATTATAAATACGTAGTACGAAACCCAGGGGTCTCAAACCCTAATCCAGATTTTACAAACCAAGATGATATTGATGAAAACTTACAACGCGTTAATGACGTTAACGATGAGCAAATCACTACGGGACGCTTTTCTGTTCGTTGGCAGCCAAACTCATCAATTGATGCAACACTCAATTACTTTTATCAAAAACAAGAAAATGGCGGCAACTCAACGTCACAATATGGCGCATTAGCAAATAGCAGCGCACTTCAAGGTACTGTAGGTAAATATGAAAACGCAGCTCGCGTGCTTGAACCGGGCGAGCAAGAAAACGATTTACTTAGCTTAGAAATCAAAGCTGATTTAGGCTTTGCTGAACTTGTATCAGCCTCTGGTTGGTCAAGCTATGAGCAGTCTGGGCAGCGAGATCAAACCGACTTACTTTATGATATTTGGACTGGTTACGCTGATTTTCCTGCATTTGTTGGTCAAACTTTAGATACTTCAGATCAAGATAACTTCACTCAAGAATTGCGTTTAGTATCGGCTTCAGAGGGCCCATTAAGTTGGATTGTAGGCGGCTACTATAATAAGCAAGAAAACTTATCAGATGACCGCGAATATACCCCAGGCTTAACTGACTTTTGGGGCGGTGGTATTGCGAACGTACAAAAAGATCTAGAATATATCGCCCTTAGTAATTCAGAAATAACAGAAAAAGCATTATTTGGTGAGGCTGGCTATAGCTTTACTGATCAGTTTGATATCACTTTGGGCGCGCGTTTATATGAATATGATATCTCCACCAATGCAGGGTCAGCTACACCACTTTATTCTGGCAATTTCTCGTCTCTTGACCAAATTGAGATGAAAAATGTTAGCGCCAATGATAACGGTAATCTATTTAAATTTAATGCAAACTATACGTTTGATTCTGGTGTACTCGCTTACTTTACTGTCAGTGAAGGGTTTCGAATTGGTGGCGGTAATGGTATTGCGCCGTGTCCAGATGTGTTACCAGAACAGCAAATTGTTTGTGCTCTTCCAAGTGAAGAAGACTATAAGGCTGATACTACGGTAAACTATGAACTTGGCTTTAAATCAACCTGGCTCAGAAATCGATTGCACTTTAATGCTGCACTCTTTAATGTTGACTGGAATGACGCCCAAGTGGGTAGCTCTACTGTTAATGGCCAAGAGCTTATTACATCAAATGCAGGCTCAGCAAACTCAAAAGGCGTAGAAATTTCATCTCGTGCAATCATTGGCGATCACTGGACAGCTTACGCGACTTACGCTTATGCAAAAGCAGAACTAACTGAAGATGCACCAGATTTATTTGGTATTGGCATTGGCGCTATGAATGGGGATCGATTACCCGGCGCCCCTGAGCATCAGTTTTCATTCGGCCTTCGTTATGAGCAAGATGTGCTCGACGATAAACTACTGAGCGTTAACTACGGTATGACTGCACAAAGCGATATGATTACCAAAGTGGGCTTAAGAGACGATGGTGAGACATTAGCTGGCTATTCATTAAGCAACTTATCAGCTAAGTTAACAGGTGATATGTGGTCAGCTACATTATATATCGACAACCTGTTCGATAAGTATGCTTTTACTTCGGTACGCCGTGATAAGTCATGGGCTGGTATGTCGACCTCTGGCGCTAATAAAGCGTTACCTGAATTACAACGCGTATACGCTCACTATACAACAACGCCTCGCACTATTGGTATGAAGTTTACTTATAACTTTGAACTATAA